From a single Clostridium isatidis genomic region:
- a CDS encoding AAA family ATPase gives MIIDKVNIIAFAGIKNKVIDFKEGINLIYGENEKGKSTIQNFIRVWLYGMNSKRSKDIKNNDRLRFMPVDGDTIRGELYLNHNNRRYVIIRTFGKTKKEDLSQIIDAETGEEILDIPKNDPGKYFLNVNSATFNKTLFISQLGVAISKDKEEEIIDKAANLLDSEEENISVQKSFEKLETIKKKITTTRKTGKLDILREKYNALVEERYEAYRLAENNLEEEQALITLKENRSNLREEIKNLNIYKRYLKKIKLQKEYEEITEYLKKKEELKKKERFIESSLSSKNGLIDENLLNDIKEENSLYFSILDMKNESERNLAYKIEIYNKKKSDNRELLFLDNISNNEKNNFIKNVMEQEVIKEKIDIYNNLNIEIERLQEEIAIKKEKLGASINFENKVEEIKYLLKRYEEKLKELKFNIENNNLKEDTNNRDYIKKYNNLIKVASVLLFITLICTIIIKSNIYLSVIIGIAFIFSLLFLLIINKKVNKNKTIEGKEQVIKRLQEEINEIEKEIYKYTKLVKSSSYEDFIRKLKSYEEFTDFEEKQKIRISEKYSQLVPLNIDKLKETYNKNQKNIDKILELSNTENINEIIYKISKYEEVNKELLSLEIEVEKEEKSIESLEKELNIREKRIREKLAFIGLEDIDLYELEEKLIELREKIKERAEIIRGLKSIEETYAALTKDKDIDAIKEEVKDIINKEIKYNYSSEEEIDIKISEKSNELIELEKSIKDIENKLENRYLGKRSIAEIEEEIEDIKEKMKTLEIQMQSIELAIEVMKASLREVRGNFTNILNSNVMNYYNYLTNGEYNEVMVSDSYEMKVRQKNDVISAGMLSNGANDQLYLSLRLAFIKMIYKNTEYPLILDDAFVQYDDMRLEKALKLLSEIDINQIIIFTCQKREIELLKNINDKVNYICL, from the coding sequence ATGATTATTGATAAGGTAAATATTATTGCCTTTGCAGGTATTAAAAATAAAGTAATAGATTTTAAAGAAGGAATAAATTTAATATACGGAGAAAATGAAAAAGGTAAAAGTACCATACAAAACTTCATAAGGGTTTGGTTATATGGCATGAATAGCAAAAGAAGTAAGGATATAAAAAATAATGATAGATTAAGATTTATGCCAGTAGATGGAGATACAATAAGGGGAGAGCTTTATCTAAATCATAATAATAGAAGGTATGTAATAATAAGAACTTTTGGTAAAACCAAAAAGGAAGATTTATCTCAAATAATAGATGCAGAAACTGGGGAAGAAATTTTAGATATTCCTAAAAATGATCCAGGGAAATATTTTTTAAATGTAAATTCTGCAACCTTTAATAAAACCTTGTTTATCAGCCAGTTAGGGGTGGCAATATCTAAGGATAAAGAAGAAGAAATAATAGATAAAGCGGCAAACCTTTTAGATTCTGAGGAAGAAAATATATCAGTACAAAAGTCCTTTGAAAAATTAGAGACTATAAAAAAGAAGATAACTACTACAAGAAAAACAGGAAAACTAGACATATTAAGGGAAAAATATAATGCTTTAGTGGAAGAAAGATATGAGGCTTACAGATTAGCAGAAAATAATTTGGAAGAAGAGCAAGCCTTAATTACTTTAAAAGAAAATAGAAGTAATTTAAGAGAGGAGATTAAAAATTTAAATATATATAAAAGATATTTAAAGAAAATAAAGCTTCAAAAGGAATATGAGGAAATTACTGAATATTTAAAGAAAAAAGAAGAGCTAAAAAAGAAGGAAAGGTTTATTGAAAGCAGCCTATCATCAAAAAATGGACTAATTGATGAAAATCTTTTAAATGACATAAAGGAAGAAAATTCTCTATATTTTAGTATTTTAGATATGAAAAATGAAAGTGAAAGAAATTTAGCTTATAAGATAGAAATATATAATAAGAAAAAATCAGATAATAGGGAGCTGCTTTTTCTAGATAATATCTCTAATAATGAAAAAAATAACTTTATAAAAAATGTAATGGAACAGGAAGTTATTAAAGAAAAAATAGATATTTATAATAATTTAAATATTGAAATTGAAAGATTACAAGAAGAAATAGCAATAAAAAAAGAAAAATTAGGAGCTTCTATTAATTTTGAAAATAAGGTAGAAGAAATTAAATATTTATTGAAAAGATATGAAGAAAAGTTAAAGGAGCTTAAATTTAATATAGAAAATAATAATTTAAAAGAAGATACAAACAATAGAGATTATATAAAAAAATATAATAATTTAATTAAGGTAGCAAGTGTACTATTATTTATAACTTTAATATGCACAATAATAATTAAATCAAATATTTATCTTTCAGTGATTATTGGAATAGCTTTTATTTTTAGTTTACTGTTTTTATTAATTATCAATAAGAAGGTAAATAAAAATAAAACTATAGAAGGTAAGGAGCAAGTAATAAAAAGGCTACAGGAAGAAATTAATGAAATAGAAAAGGAAATTTATAAGTATACAAAACTTGTAAAATCCAGTAGTTACGAAGATTTTATAAGAAAATTAAAATCCTATGAGGAATTTACTGACTTCGAAGAAAAGCAGAAAATAAGGATATCAGAAAAATATAGTCAGTTAGTTCCACTAAATATTGATAAGCTTAAAGAAACTTATAATAAAAATCAAAAAAATATTGATAAGATTTTAGAATTATCAAATACTGAGAATATTAATGAAATTATTTATAAGATTTCTAAATATGAAGAGGTAAACAAAGAGCTTCTTTCCTTAGAAATAGAAGTCGAAAAAGAAGAAAAATCAATAGAAAGCTTAGAAAAGGAACTAAATATAAGAGAAAAAAGAATAAGGGAAAAACTTGCCTTTATAGGCTTAGAAGACATAGATTTATATGAACTAGAAGAAAAATTAATTGAATTAAGAGAAAAAATAAAAGAAAGAGCAGAAATAATAAGAGGATTAAAAAGTATAGAAGAAACTTATGCAGCCTTAACAAAAGATAAAGATATAGATGCTATAAAGGAGGAAGTTAAAGATATAATAAATAAGGAGATAAAATATAATTATAGTTCTGAAGAAGAAATAGATATAAAGATTTCTGAAAAATCTAATGAATTAATAGAATTAGAAAAATCAATAAAGGATATTGAAAATAAATTAGAAAATAGATATTTAGGAAAACGCAGTATAGCAGAAATAGAAGAAGAGATAGAAGATATAAAAGAAAAGATGAAAACTTTAGAAATCCAAATGCAATCTATTGAACTTGCAATAGAAGTTATGAAGGCTTCATTAAGGGAAGTTAGAGGCAATTTCACTAATATACTTAATTCAAATGTCATGAATTATTATAATTATTTAACTAATGGTGAATATAATGAAGTTATGGTTTCGGACAGTTATGAAATGAAGGTTCGTCAGAAAAATGATGTCATAAGTGCAGGAATGTTAAGTAATGGTGCTAATGATCAGCTTTACCTATCTTTAAGGCTTGCTTTTATAAAGATGATATATAAAAATACTGAATATCCTTTAATTTTAGATGATGCCTTTGTTCAATATGATGATATGAGACTTGAAAAAGCATTAAAATTACTATCAGAAATAGATATAAATCAAATTATCATATTTACTTGCCAAAAAAGAGAAATAGAACTATTAAAAAATATAAATGATAAAGTTAATTATATTTGCTTATAG
- a CDS encoding metallophosphoesterase family protein, producing MKKVRILQAGDLHFDTPFKELNKNLSLISKEELLEVFSKIIDLCIDNSVDIFLLTGDIFDNLTVDKKTLIYIKKEFERIPNIRVFISPGNHDPYNDKSFYKLIDWPENVYIFTSQEIERVIIEDLKTVVWGAAFNSNYIRKSLLKNINVINDYINIMTIHADISNNDEGNEYNPITLKDIGNSNLDYIAIGHRHNFSAIQKEKNTYYAYAGCPQGRGFDEIGDKGVIIGEISKDTVDLKFKRTSKRNYYVVEIDISNSMTYEEIKAKILEKIKEEDRKQNFYKIILKGEVEAFINLNENVILEKIRDYFYYVKVIDKTEVKLNFDKIAEDYSIKGVYARKLLEMSKNQELDQELIKMALKIGIQSLSSGEVNLDDY from the coding sequence ATGAAAAAAGTAAGAATATTACAAGCTGGAGATTTACATTTTGATACCCCATTTAAAGAGTTAAATAAGAACTTATCTTTAATTAGTAAGGAAGAACTATTAGAAGTCTTTAGTAAGATTATTGACTTATGTATTGATAATTCTGTTGATATCTTTTTATTAACTGGGGATATATTTGATAATTTGACTGTAGATAAAAAAACATTGATATATATAAAAAAGGAATTTGAAAGAATTCCAAATATAAGAGTATTTATTTCTCCCGGAAACCATGATCCCTATAATGATAAATCCTTTTATAAACTTATAGATTGGCCTGAAAATGTTTATATTTTTACAAGTCAAGAAATAGAAAGAGTGATTATAGAGGATTTGAAAACAGTAGTTTGGGGAGCAGCTTTTAATAGTAACTATATCAGAAAGAGTTTATTAAAAAATATAAATGTAATTAATGACTATATAAATATTATGACTATTCATGCTGATATATCTAATAATGATGAAGGAAATGAATATAATCCAATAACATTAAAAGATATTGGAAACAGCAATTTAGACTATATTGCTATAGGTCATAGGCATAATTTTAGCGCTATTCAAAAAGAAAAAAACACATATTATGCATACGCAGGATGTCCTCAAGGAAGAGGCTTTGATGAAATAGGAGATAAGGGAGTTATTATAGGGGAAATATCAAAGGATACTGTAGATTTAAAATTTAAAAGAACATCAAAAAGAAATTATTATGTAGTTGAAATTGATATAAGTAATTCTATGACCTATGAAGAAATAAAAGCGAAAATATTAGAGAAGATAAAAGAGGAAGATAGAAAGCAAAATTTTTATAAAATTATATTAAAAGGAGAAGTTGAAGCTTTTATAAATTTAAATGAAAATGTGATCCTTGAAAAAATAAGAGATTATTTTTATTATGTCAAAGTTATAGATAAGACCGAAGTTAAATTAAATTTTGATAAGATAGCAGAAGATTATTCGATTAAGGGAGTTTACGCAAGAAAACTCTTAGAAATGTCTAAAAATCAAGAGTTAGATCAGGAACTGATAAAAATGGCATTAAAGATAGGTATTCAATCCTTATCTAGCGGTGAGGTGAATTTAGATGATTATTGA
- a CDS encoding DUF4097 family beta strand repeat-containing protein, whose product MKKISKIILSIFVTTILLSGCGVKFGIESRRNNKINDFINRNSTNKDGEKVNIKESIEGISNLDIEIDVSNLNIMYYDGEEVEISGVLGEESEGIKVDKNFNELEIEEKYNNSNNLNSDTSSDLTIKIPSSYNGNLKLSLGVGSCKVKDLILESMEVNAGVGELYIEDVSFNELNLESGLGDININTNKKTGDMNIKGGVGNINITLGDINGNLKFEGGLGDATIVIPEDAPVNIKTSSGLGSVNASAKTSGENKYLFDINMGIGELNIKN is encoded by the coding sequence ATGAAAAAAATAAGCAAAATTATTTTATCAATATTTGTAACTACAATACTATTAAGTGGCTGTGGAGTTAAGTTTGGAATAGAAAGTAGAAGAAATAATAAAATTAATGATTTTATTAATAGAAATTCTACTAATAAAGATGGTGAAAAGGTAAATATAAAAGAATCAATAGAAGGTATAAGTAATCTCGATATAGAAATTGATGTTAGTAATTTAAATATTATGTATTATGATGGTGAGGAAGTAGAAATATCAGGAGTATTGGGAGAAGAATCCGAGGGAATTAAAGTAGATAAAAATTTTAATGAGTTAGAAATAGAAGAAAAATACAATAATTCTAATAATTTAAATTCAGATACCTCAAGTGATTTAACAATAAAAATACCTAGCAGTTATAATGGTAATTTAAAACTTTCATTAGGAGTTGGATCATGTAAAGTTAAAGATTTAATTCTTGAATCGATGGAAGTAAATGCAGGTGTTGGAGAATTGTATATAGAAGATGTTTCCTTTAATGAACTGAATTTAGAAAGTGGACTTGGAGATATTAATATTAATACAAATAAAAAAACTGGAGACATGAATATTAAAGGTGGAGTTGGTAATATCAATATAACTTTAGGAGATATTAATGGAAACTTAAAGTTTGAAGGTGGACTAGGAGATGCAACTATAGTTATTCCAGAAGATGCACCAGTAAATATAAAAACAAGTTCAGGTTTAGGAAGTGTAAATGCTAGTGCAAAAACCTCAGGGGAAAATAAATATCTCTTTGATATAAATATGGGAATTGGAGAGTTAAATATAAAGAATTAA
- a CDS encoding ABC transporter ATP-binding protein: protein MSNLLEVNNVYKSINGKLILKGINFNLEKGKVLGIMGPNGQGKTTLLNMIQGFLKIDQGDIKLEGLPITSDSKNYIAFLQDRNIFDKNMKIKNAINLYSDFFADFEKEKMKYYLNFMNLDEEAKIKELSKGMCEKFYLSLTLSRKAKLYMLDEPISGVDPVSREKILDAILENLNEESSMIITTHYIGELDRIFDEVAFLGEGKIVERGDAEELREKYKASIDEIYRNIFAE, encoded by the coding sequence ATGAGTAATTTATTAGAAGTAAATAATGTATATAAATCTATTAATGGAAAACTTATATTAAAGGGAATAAACTTCAATTTAGAAAAAGGTAAAGTGCTAGGGATTATGGGGCCTAATGGTCAAGGGAAAACTACTCTTTTAAATATGATACAAGGTTTTTTAAAGATTGATCAAGGAGATATAAAGCTTGAAGGATTACCTATAACTTCTGATAGTAAAAATTATATTGCATTTTTGCAAGATAGAAATATATTCGATAAAAATATGAAGATAAAAAATGCAATAAATTTATATTCAGATTTTTTTGCTGACTTTGAAAAAGAAAAAATGAAATACTATTTAAATTTTATGAATTTGGATGAAGAAGCTAAAATAAAAGAACTGTCAAAAGGAATGTGTGAAAAATTTTATTTATCTTTAACTTTAAGTAGAAAAGCAAAGCTATATATGTTGGATGAACCTATTTCAGGTGTTGATCCAGTATCAAGAGAAAAAATCTTAGATGCTATATTAGAAAATTTAAATGAAGAAAGCTCTATGATAATTACTACCCATTATATTGGAGAACTAGATAGAATTTTTGATGAAGTAGCATTTTTAGGTGAAGGAAAAATAGTAGAACGTGGAGATGCAGAAGAATTAAGAGAGAAATATAAGGCATCAATAGATGAGATTTATAGAAATATATTTGCAGAATAA
- a CDS encoding GntR family transcriptional regulator, whose translation MAFELNSKEPIYLQIIAYIKKKIVSGELKKGERILSVRDYANELKVNPNTIQKVYAELEKENLIYTQRGIGKFVTEDEEKINELREELFNETIDRFIKESKELGFTKKNILEIISKRYKEGENE comes from the coding sequence ATGGCATTTGAATTAAATTCAAAGGAACCCATATATCTTCAGATAATAGCTTATATAAAAAAGAAAATAGTTTCAGGTGAGTTAAAGAAAGGGGAGAGGATTTTGTCAGTAAGAGATTATGCAAATGAGTTAAAAGTTAATCCTAATACAATTCAAAAGGTTTATGCAGAATTGGAAAAAGAAAACTTAATTTATACTCAAAGAGGAATAGGGAAATTTGTTACTGAAGATGAAGAAAAAATAAATGAGTTGAGAGAAGAATTATTTAATGAAACAATAGATAGATTTATTAAGGAGTCTAAAGAATTAGGTTTTACAAAAAAAAATATATTAGAAATTATATCAAAGAGATATAAGGAGGGCGAAAATGAGTAA
- a CDS encoding small, acid-soluble spore protein, alpha/beta type, whose amino-acid sequence MDKLLVPVKKRILKTFQNEVASELGVSLRKAKLRKVSGNLTEKQKGFSGTSSDGLMVKER is encoded by the coding sequence ATGGATAAACTTTTAGTTCCTGTGAAAAAACGGATACTAAAAACCTTCCAAAATGAAGTTGCCAGTGAATTAGGAGTTTCTTTAAGGAAAGCTAAACTAAGAAAAGTTAGTGGGAACTTAACTGAGAAGCAAAAGGGTTTTTCAGGCACTTCTTCAGATGGCCTAATGGTTAAGGAAAGGTAG